In the Moraxella osloensis genome, one interval contains:
- a CDS encoding bifunctional enoyl-CoA hydratase/phosphate acetyltransferase produces MLTKLSQLLAQGRFVSPVPAVVVHPTTDIILQSCIQAHQHHIITPILVGPKHKIEKAATDANLDISDFMLVDAEHSHDAVEIAAKMVREQQADFIIKGSVHTDELMGVLIDKTQNLRTERRMSHVWLMESPTYHKLLTLTDCALNVAPDLLTKKDILQNAIDFAHALDIEQPKVAILAAVEEVKPQMQSTIDAAALCKMADRGQITGALLDGPLAFDNAISQQSADIKHIHSPVTGDVDILLVPDLEAGNMLGKQLIYLGEAKAAGIVMGSKVPIVLTSRSDDELDRLYSIALGAYVAQKRKQA; encoded by the coding sequence ATGTTAACCAAACTTTCGCAGCTTTTAGCGCAAGGGCGCTTTGTTTCCCCTGTCCCTGCCGTGGTGGTGCACCCTACTACCGATATCATTTTGCAATCTTGTATCCAAGCCCATCAGCACCACATCATCACCCCGATTTTGGTCGGTCCAAAACACAAAATCGAAAAAGCCGCTACTGACGCCAATTTAGATATTTCAGACTTTATGTTAGTGGATGCTGAGCATAGCCACGACGCGGTTGAAATCGCCGCAAAAATGGTTCGTGAACAGCAAGCCGACTTTATCATCAAAGGTTCAGTGCATACCGATGAGTTAATGGGTGTTCTGATTGATAAAACCCAAAACCTACGCACCGAGCGCCGTATGAGCCACGTGTGGTTAATGGAAAGTCCCACGTATCACAAGCTTTTGACCTTGACCGATTGTGCACTCAACGTGGCGCCAGATTTGCTGACCAAAAAAGACATTTTGCAAAATGCGATTGATTTCGCGCACGCGCTGGACATTGAGCAGCCTAAAGTAGCCATCTTGGCAGCGGTTGAAGAAGTCAAACCGCAAATGCAATCGACCATTGATGCCGCGGCGTTATGCAAAATGGCAGACCGGGGTCAAATCACCGGCGCCTTGCTTGATGGGCCACTAGCATTTGACAATGCGATTAGCCAACAGTCTGCGGATATCAAACATATCCACTCACCTGTCACAGGCGACGTCGATATTTTACTGGTACCTGACTTAGAAGCGGGCAATATGCTAGGTAAACAGTTAATTTATTTGGGCGAAGCCAAAGCCGCGGGTATTGTCATGGGTTCAAAAGTGCCGATTGTGTTGACCAGCCGTTCGGATGACGAACTCGACCGCCTGTATTCTATTGCCCTTGGCGCCTACGTTGCGCAAAAGCGTAAACAAGCTTGA
- a CDS encoding phasin family protein: protein MNNDFMDKMKDGSRQMYAPWSRFNQAMLRNAEKMTDFSLETMRHYSEMGLEQLRNVSSVDSPEAASSFNQKQTELLNQLGQKMLSDAQRLTELGNEIRNEVMSAMNEVYSQNASSMQDAMQSAASNASKTAEDFNRKVNENMHKAANQMSEAVKQTTQNMNKAATNVTAAATRTANDVAQTQNSEAVKPAAKTTPAAK from the coding sequence ATGAACAACGATTTTATGGATAAAATGAAAGATGGTTCACGTCAAATGTACGCACCATGGTCGCGCTTCAACCAAGCGATGTTACGAAATGCGGAAAAAATGACTGACTTTTCTTTAGAAACAATGCGTCATTACTCAGAGATGGGTCTTGAGCAACTTCGCAATGTTTCTTCTGTTGACTCTCCAGAAGCGGCTTCAAGCTTCAACCAAAAACAAACTGAGCTGCTTAACCAGTTGGGTCAAAAGATGTTGTCAGATGCACAGCGTTTGACTGAGCTTGGCAACGAAATCCGTAATGAAGTCATGTCAGCGATGAACGAAGTTTATAGCCAAAATGCATCAAGCATGCAAGATGCCATGCAAAGCGCTGCTAGCAACGCATCAAAAACGGCAGAAGACTTTAACCGCAAAGTGAACGAAAACATGCACAAAGCGGCAAACCAAATGTCAGAAGCGGTTAAACAAACCACCCAAAACATGAACAAAGCTGCGACTAACGTGACTGCTGCGGCAACCCGCACCGCTAATGATGTAGCACAAACACAAAATAGCGAAGCGGTAAAACCTGCAGCAAAAACAACCCCTGCAGCAAAATAA
- the phaC gene encoding class I poly(R)-hydroxyalkanoic acid synthase, which translates to MADNKDTQYQGANAHSSSDNASNSASNSNTSNNQGAENTNTNAFGYTPFANFPFGNNAFGFGSNPFNNFGTNAFNLPQNPLDFLSKTNPFAHMASSIPPYNPAVGEFYSEFFGNMTKLSQQIAQQSMRANQAPQYTNTSIMMDLMDGWRKMGQMVTNHPGTMVEDQLQLFKDQMHLWQNTLQQFAGKKIDPVASPEKGDKRFSDEEWEDNPIFNFLKQYYLLTTQAMMDAIDGVEGIDEKTRQRLAFFTRQWVNAVAPTNFLMTNPEVLRLTIESRGQNLVQGMKQLAEDMGNSADTLNIRMTDQSAFRVGDNIATSKGKVVFENHMMQLIQYDPSTEKVKQRPLLMVPPWINKFYIMDLRENNSFVHWAVNEGHTVYVISWANPTPEYKNVGMSTYMKDGVLAAMDQIEAITGEKTINITGYCIGGMLTALTLGYLAATKQESRIASATLWATIIDFSDPGDIGVFIDDKIVAAIDKQNADKGVFDGRMMGVSFSLLRENSLYWNYYVQNYLKGERPVPFDLLYWNSDCTNVTAALHHFLLREFYINNLLRKPGGVEIDGVKINLSKVKIPVFMVATLQDHIAKWKSCYPGTQVFGGEKVFVLGESGHIAGIMNPPGSKYGYYTNDNYTADADQWYKDATYVKDTWWTRWHDWIKPFEGNEINARVVGQNSQGKEIPTYGDAPGSYVTVKATEALTGHNFAEAYRSQLPPV; encoded by the coding sequence ATGGCAGACAATAAAGACACCCAATATCAAGGAGCGAACGCCCATTCCTCAAGCGACAATGCTTCAAATAGCGCTTCAAATAGCAATACTTCCAACAACCAAGGCGCAGAGAATACCAATACCAATGCTTTTGGCTACACGCCATTTGCCAATTTTCCCTTTGGCAATAATGCATTTGGTTTTGGTAGCAATCCTTTTAATAACTTTGGAACCAATGCCTTTAATCTGCCGCAAAATCCGCTGGATTTTTTGAGTAAAACCAATCCATTTGCTCACATGGCCTCTAGTATTCCGCCTTACAATCCTGCGGTTGGTGAATTCTATAGCGAATTTTTTGGCAATATGACCAAACTGAGCCAACAAATTGCACAGCAATCGATGCGTGCCAACCAAGCGCCGCAGTACACCAATACCTCCATTATGATGGACTTAATGGATGGCTGGCGTAAAATGGGTCAAATGGTGACCAATCACCCAGGCACGATGGTTGAAGACCAATTGCAGTTGTTTAAAGACCAAATGCACTTGTGGCAAAACACGCTACAACAATTTGCCGGTAAAAAAATCGACCCAGTGGCGAGCCCTGAAAAAGGCGACAAACGGTTTAGTGATGAAGAATGGGAAGACAACCCTATTTTTAACTTCCTAAAACAGTATTATTTATTAACCACCCAAGCGATGATGGATGCGATTGATGGCGTTGAAGGTATTGATGAAAAAACCCGTCAACGCTTGGCTTTTTTTACCCGCCAATGGGTCAATGCAGTGGCCCCAACCAACTTCTTAATGACCAACCCAGAAGTACTCCGTTTGACCATCGAAAGTCGGGGTCAAAATCTGGTTCAAGGGATGAAGCAGTTGGCTGAGGACATGGGTAATAGCGCTGATACACTCAATATCCGTATGACTGACCAGAGTGCGTTTCGGGTGGGTGACAATATCGCCACCTCAAAAGGAAAAGTGGTATTTGAAAACCACATGATGCAGCTCATCCAGTATGACCCTTCAACCGAAAAAGTAAAACAACGTCCGTTGCTGATGGTGCCACCTTGGATCAACAAATTCTACATCATGGACTTACGTGAGAACAACTCGTTTGTGCATTGGGCTGTCAATGAAGGTCATACGGTTTATGTCATCTCTTGGGCGAACCCAACGCCTGAGTACAAAAATGTTGGCATGAGCACTTACATGAAAGACGGTGTGCTTGCGGCGATGGATCAAATTGAAGCCATCACGGGTGAAAAAACCATCAATATTACAGGTTATTGCATTGGGGGTATGTTGACCGCATTGACGTTAGGCTATCTTGCCGCGACCAAGCAAGAAAGCCGCATTGCCAGTGCGACACTTTGGGCGACTATTATTGACTTCTCAGATCCAGGTGATATCGGCGTCTTTATCGATGACAAAATCGTTGCGGCGATTGACAAGCAAAACGCTGACAAAGGCGTGTTTGATGGTCGCATGATGGGCGTGTCATTTAGCCTACTGCGGGAGAACAGCCTATACTGGAACTACTACGTACAAAACTACCTAAAAGGCGAACGCCCTGTACCTTTTGACTTGTTATACTGGAATTCAGACTGTACCAACGTGACCGCTGCGCTGCACCATTTTCTACTGCGTGAGTTTTATATCAACAACTTGCTGCGTAAACCGGGTGGGGTTGAAATTGACGGCGTGAAAATTAACTTATCAAAAGTTAAAATCCCCGTGTTTATGGTCGCAACTTTGCAAGACCATATCGCAAAATGGAAAAGCTGTTACCCAGGTACGCAAGTATTTGGCGGTGAAAAAGTATTTGTGTTGGGGGAATCAGGTCATATTGCGGGTATCATGAACCCCCCAGGTAGTAAATATGGTTACTACACCAATGATAACTACACTGCGGACGCTGACCAATGGTACAAAGACGCCACCTATGTTAAAGACACCTGGTGGACAAGATGGCATGACTGGATCAAACCATTTGAGGGCAACGAAATCAATGCTCGTGTTGTCGGTCAAAATAGCCAAGGTAAAGAAATCCCAACTTATGGCGATGCCCCTGGAAGCTATGTTACGGTCAAAGCGACTGAAGCCTTAACCGGTCATAACTTTGCAGAAGCTTACCGTTCACAATTACCACCGGTATAA
- a CDS encoding AAA family ATPase, whose amino-acid sequence MRILKLRFQNLNSLQGEWEIDFRHAAYADEGIFAITGSTGAGKSTILDAICLALYGATPRLGEITQSKNDLMSRHTGECLSEVIFATKSGSYRCTWLQKRARKNPEGNLQSPTHEIAPFTDDATKLPPLETQTRKTRKLVAEFTGMDFDRFTRAMLLAQGSFAAFLQADVNERSNLLEEITGTEIYGDISKKVHEFKTQSDAELKTLTDRLSGMTVLSDEEVQSLTSQKNALADIVNQTKTAMTKIESDKLWRQNLDAYTHQIHQLEREARDLAEQESQFAPQKTRLQRALKALEVSGDIKKLDYQRDLLTAQLSDLASYQHQLPTAERNYQLAQRNQAERQAQAQQTENDWQQAQPLLNQVRKLDTTLGQKNQYAQDIAQQLSQLSEQLAHNAQSIDTQQQQLVSQQTQREQFIQAQQQIPQATTLPQTLASLNQLQETSQALSEQAQAVVTEQQPLQGDFQHNEQQASALQSQLTQLQSQISEHRQKLESQTSQLYHLTQGQSAAALRQQVETYWQTEQQLIAIQSDVQTWRTNLQHYQQFVQQLADGQTQLAQIASQRLTMEQQQQAAEQTAELLNRNLILLAKIQDLTDERDKLRHGEPCPLCGSTAHPFATHQPYTPDDTEQQLAIAKQRLDAINRQLQQLLLEEHALTNSQQQRSEHLQHLQAHNQRLLNQLQLASQHLIHAQPVQQAIEALASVITPNADNDIDDQALQTLATIIQTQQTNNQQSLAALQDSLMQIEAVQSEQQQTQQRLAKLSEQYHEVLQQQTVLQNQQQHRQDRIRDIDAQQLVIADKQHQVMQRIDKLLMPFATHERTFSFDTTQDVNAQLNQHIDTLAQLLQRYQGLETKLSHINDTITGIDQALTRLVADQHHLTQNQHQVCQRQQALAQEISELQAQRYALFDEQAVDIVSHALSQAKNQALQDYQASQTAFHEQLSQLQILQQQIASLTTSTTQLKIAQQTLQADIQQRFATLGFVDDADYRAAVLVDTERERLQQLANQLHDSQQRNENLLTEAKRIQQQLLNHPQTALSLEQLLDALGQLQQQFSEQQKQLGAVEQQLAANEALKQNQQQLLDAINQQRNHTEEWKVLHQLIGSSDGKKFRNFAQGLTFNIMVARANEQLKKMSDRYLLIADSEQPLMLNVMDNYQGGQIRTSKNLSGGESFIISLSLALGLSNMASHRMQVDSLFLDEGFGTLDEEALDVALDTLTNLQQSGKLIGVISHIQALKDRISSQIQVVPQTGGISKIIGAGITKIS is encoded by the coding sequence ATGAGAATCTTAAAGCTACGCTTTCAAAACCTTAATTCATTGCAAGGCGAATGGGAAATTGACTTTCGTCATGCCGCCTATGCCGATGAAGGTATTTTTGCCATCACAGGCTCGACAGGTGCGGGTAAAAGCACCATTTTAGATGCCATTTGTCTTGCCTTATACGGTGCGACGCCACGCTTAGGTGAGATTACCCAAAGCAAAAATGACCTCATGTCACGCCATACCGGCGAATGTTTGAGTGAAGTGATTTTTGCCACCAAAAGTGGCAGTTATCGCTGTACTTGGCTACAAAAGCGCGCCAGAAAAAACCCCGAAGGCAACTTGCAATCGCCGACGCACGAAATCGCCCCTTTTACCGATGATGCTACAAAGTTACCACCGCTTGAAACCCAAACCAGAAAAACTAGAAAACTGGTCGCTGAATTCACCGGCATGGATTTTGACCGTTTTACCCGTGCCATGCTACTGGCGCAAGGCAGTTTTGCCGCTTTTTTGCAAGCTGATGTTAATGAGCGTTCCAATCTGCTCGAAGAAATCACCGGCACCGAAATCTATGGCGATATCTCAAAAAAAGTACACGAGTTTAAAACCCAATCAGACGCTGAACTTAAGACCCTCACGGATCGCTTATCAGGCATGACGGTGTTATCTGATGAAGAAGTACAAAGCCTAACCTCACAAAAAAACGCTTTGGCTGACATCGTCAATCAAACCAAAACCGCCATGACCAAAATCGAGTCTGATAAGCTATGGCGACAAAACCTTGACGCATACACGCACCAAATCCACCAACTTGAGCGTGAAGCACGCGACCTTGCCGAGCAAGAAAGCCAATTTGCCCCACAAAAAACCCGACTACAGCGCGCACTAAAAGCCCTTGAAGTGTCGGGTGATATTAAAAAACTTGATTATCAGCGCGATTTATTGACTGCACAGCTGAGTGATCTTGCCAGTTATCAACACCAGCTACCCACCGCAGAACGCAATTACCAACTTGCTCAAAGAAACCAAGCGGAACGTCAAGCACAAGCCCAGCAAACCGAAAACGACTGGCAACAAGCCCAACCGTTATTAAACCAAGTGCGCAAGCTTGACACTACCCTTGGGCAAAAAAATCAGTACGCCCAAGACATTGCGCAGCAGTTGTCACAGCTTAGTGAGCAATTGGCGCATAATGCTCAAAGCATTGATACGCAGCAGCAGCAGCTTGTTAGCCAGCAAACACAGCGTGAACAGTTCATCCAAGCGCAGCAGCAAATCCCTCAAGCAACAACCTTGCCTCAAACATTGGCCTCCCTCAACCAGCTACAAGAAACTAGCCAAGCACTCAGTGAACAAGCGCAGGCTGTAGTCACCGAACAGCAGCCGTTACAAGGTGATTTTCAGCACAATGAGCAGCAAGCCAGCGCTCTGCAATCTCAGCTCACGCAGTTGCAATCACAAATTTCTGAGCATCGACAAAAATTAGAGAGCCAAACCAGTCAATTATATCATCTGACACAAGGGCAATCAGCGGCAGCATTGCGGCAGCAGGTTGAAACTTATTGGCAAACCGAGCAGCAGCTTATAGCCATACAAAGCGATGTGCAGACTTGGCGAACCAACCTACAACACTATCAACAATTTGTGCAGCAGTTAGCCGATGGTCAAACTCAATTGGCTCAGATTGCTAGCCAACGATTAACTATGGAGCAGCAACAACAAGCCGCCGAGCAGACTGCCGAATTGTTAAACCGCAACTTGATTTTATTGGCAAAAATTCAAGATTTGACCGATGAGCGCGATAAATTACGCCACGGCGAACCTTGCCCGCTGTGTGGTTCAACCGCGCATCCTTTCGCCACCCATCAGCCCTACACGCCCGATGATACCGAGCAACAATTAGCGATTGCCAAACAACGGCTTGATGCCATCAATCGCCAATTACAGCAGTTATTACTTGAAGAGCATGCACTCACTAATAGCCAGCAACAGCGCAGTGAGCATTTGCAGCACTTACAGGCACACAATCAACGTTTATTAAATCAATTACAGCTTGCCAGCCAACACCTTATACATGCTCAGCCTGTACAACAGGCAATTGAAGCATTAGCGTCCGTTATAACCCCTAACGCTGATAATGATATAGACGACCAAGCCCTTCAAACATTGGCGACGATAATCCAGACTCAACAAACCAACAATCAGCAGTCTTTGGCAGCACTGCAAGATTCACTGATGCAAATCGAAGCCGTACAATCCGAGCAGCAGCAAACCCAGCAGCGATTAGCAAAACTGAGCGAGCAATACCATGAGGTTTTGCAGCAACAAACCGTGCTACAAAATCAGCAGCAACATCGCCAAGACAGAATCCGCGATATTGATGCCCAGCAATTGGTTATCGCCGATAAACAACATCAAGTAATGCAGCGCATCGACAAGTTGCTGATGCCGTTTGCAACGCACGAGCGCACTTTTAGCTTTGATACCACACAGGATGTGAATGCGCAATTAAATCAGCATATCGATACCCTTGCGCAACTTTTACAGCGCTATCAAGGATTAGAAACTAAGCTTAGCCATATCAATGACACCATCACAGGGATTGATCAAGCGCTCACCCGATTGGTGGCAGATCAGCACCATTTAACCCAAAATCAACACCAAGTCTGTCAGCGACAGCAAGCATTGGCGCAAGAGATTAGCGAGCTACAGGCGCAGCGATACGCCTTGTTTGACGAACAAGCGGTAGACATCGTCTCTCATGCGTTAAGCCAAGCAAAAAATCAGGCTTTGCAGGATTATCAAGCCAGCCAAACCGCCTTTCATGAGCAGCTAAGTCAGCTGCAGATTTTGCAACAACAAATCGCATCTTTGACCACTAGTACCACCCAACTAAAAATTGCCCAGCAAACGCTACAAGCCGATATTCAGCAGCGTTTTGCGACATTGGGTTTTGTAGATGACGCCGATTATCGCGCTGCGGTGTTGGTGGATACCGAGCGGGAACGCTTACAACAGCTTGCCAATCAACTCCATGATAGCCAACAGCGCAATGAGAACCTACTAACTGAAGCCAAACGCATACAGCAGCAGTTACTCAATCATCCCCAAACTGCGTTGTCACTTGAGCAATTGCTTGATGCGCTTGGGCAATTACAACAGCAATTTAGCGAGCAGCAAAAACAATTGGGCGCCGTTGAGCAGCAGCTAGCAGCCAATGAAGCCCTTAAACAAAATCAGCAGCAACTATTAGATGCCATCAACCAACAGCGCAACCATACTGAAGAATGGAAGGTATTACATCAGTTGATTGGTTCAAGCGATGGCAAAAAATTCCGTAACTTTGCCCAAGGCTTGACCTTTAATATCATGGTTGCCCGTGCCAATGAGCAGCTCAAAAAAATGAGCGACCGTTATTTGCTGATAGCTGATAGCGAGCAGCCCTTGATGCTCAATGTGATGGACAATTACCAAGGCGGGCAAATCCGCACTAGTAAAAATCTATCAGGCGGTGAGAGTTTTATTATCAGCTTGTCGCTTGCATTGGGACTGTCAAATATGGCCAGTCACCGCATGCAAGTGGATTCGCTGTTTTTGGATGAAGGCTTTGGTACGCTCGATGAAGAAGCACTCGATGTAGCGCTCGACACCCTAACCAACCTACAGCAATCGGGCAAGCTAATTGGCGTGATTTCCCATATTCAGGCGCTTAAAGATAGAATCAGTAGTCAAATCCAAGTAGTGCCGCAAACAGGGGGCATCAGTAAAATTATCGGTGCCGGTATTACCAAGATTAGTTGA
- a CDS encoding acetate/propionate family kinase produces the protein MRHTDSTHPIVVTFNVGSATIKMAAYDTAKAVDSSPLAWSPLFDVNINLKTKNKVWHAMPQSLSDWEPQESLTDTAVSLFTRVKQAFPARKIVCIHRVVHGGKRYHVPVVINETVMAHLVELSPICPLHQPPALSVVNALQAMDKKLVHIAAFDTAFHYHRPEIWSSYALPKSLRDQGVRCYGFHGLSYQAIMRKLETYLPNIAKKRLIIAHLGSGCSITAVDNGKSKDSTFGFSGLDGVPMGTRPGHLDSGVILYMVEQGWTLEQMNQCLYKESGLLGLSEISNDVRDLLASDDPRAKFALAYFATHAAKEIASLMVSMKGCDALIFTAGIGEQSAIIRQMIVEQLDFLGFSLEADKNIDGRIDVPILRINSDDGKQIYVILTDEQLELALSLEHAITIETDK, from the coding sequence ATGAGGCATACTGACTCGACTCACCCGATTGTGGTGACCTTTAACGTAGGTTCAGCGACTATCAAAATGGCGGCGTATGACACGGCTAAGGCAGTCGACTCATCCCCGCTTGCGTGGTCACCCTTGTTTGATGTCAATATCAATCTAAAAACCAAAAACAAAGTCTGGCACGCCATGCCACAATCTTTGTCTGACTGGGAGCCCCAAGAGAGCCTGACAGACACCGCGGTAAGCCTGTTTACTCGTGTCAAACAGGCCTTTCCCGCGCGTAAGATTGTCTGTATCCACCGCGTGGTTCATGGTGGCAAACGCTATCATGTTCCTGTGGTGATTAACGAGACAGTGATGGCACATTTGGTGGAGTTGTCACCGATTTGTCCGCTACATCAGCCCCCCGCCCTATCTGTGGTCAACGCGCTGCAAGCCATGGATAAAAAACTGGTGCACATCGCTGCCTTTGATACCGCTTTCCACTACCATCGCCCAGAGATTTGGTCTAGCTATGCGCTGCCAAAATCGCTGCGCGATCAGGGCGTGCGCTGTTATGGCTTTCATGGTTTATCGTATCAGGCGATTATGCGCAAACTTGAAACCTATCTCCCAAATATTGCCAAAAAACGCTTAATCATCGCGCATTTGGGTAGTGGCTGTAGTATCACCGCGGTCGACAATGGCAAGTCAAAAGATAGTACCTTTGGCTTTAGTGGATTAGATGGCGTACCAATGGGTACCCGTCCGGGTCATTTGGATTCTGGGGTGATTTTATATATGGTCGAGCAAGGTTGGACGCTCGAGCAAATGAACCAATGCCTATATAAAGAGTCCGGCTTGCTCGGTTTATCTGAAATTAGCAATGACGTGCGTGATTTGCTCGCTAGCGATGACCCACGCGCCAAATTTGCACTGGCGTATTTTGCTACGCATGCCGCCAAAGAAATCGCAAGCCTGATGGTTAGTATGAAAGGCTGTGATGCGCTTATCTTTACCGCAGGGATAGGTGAACAGTCAGCGATTATCCGTCAGATGATTGTCGAACAACTCGATTTTTTAGGTTTTAGTTTGGAGGCCGATAAAAATATCGATGGCCGTATTGATGTGCCGATTTTACGAATCAACTCAGACGATGGCAAACAAATTTATGTCATATTAACCGATGAACAGCTTGAATTAGCTTTATCACTTGAGCATGCAATCACGATAGAAACCGATAAGTAA
- a CDS encoding tetratricopeptide repeat protein, which produces MTHMVKTLVYTPLAYTLAILMATNATVAMAATAKPTTKTTTTKTTTAKPATQTTATKKTTVAKAKTTKKSTEKSADTVSNSVKNTTPQTTPPSATSNTGSVIVPVLTAPTVANVIYPSTNSVQLVGTDISARNLANIPLPTLTLSNISTIKTVLVPRTTDNITPLDVSVLDDFITYATPMARHYPPVFSSRTERYNTTERLKSLTAWIETYAQNPNASYEVLLRAAKLNAMGRNLDLGSDYAVRAGNYIARAVRLNDTAEANFLYGAMLAEGGGFKEGAKYLEKAEKMGYLEATQSLAQADLLDDKKDRAIQRLTEFKAKNPDNPYIDEQLRIVNSGKYYIWDIPAKVVQ; this is translated from the coding sequence ATGACTCACATGGTAAAAACCCTAGTCTATACCCCCCTAGCCTACACCTTAGCTATTTTGATGGCAACCAATGCCACTGTAGCAATGGCTGCAACCGCCAAACCAACGACCAAGACGACCACCACCAAAACCACCACGGCAAAACCCGCTACTCAGACAACAGCCACTAAAAAAACCACCGTTGCCAAAGCCAAAACTACCAAAAAATCAACCGAAAAATCGGCTGATACGGTCAGTAATAGCGTGAAGAATACTACCCCGCAAACGACACCCCCGTCAGCCACCTCAAATACAGGTTCAGTGATAGTGCCTGTTTTGACCGCCCCAACGGTTGCCAACGTTATTTATCCATCTACCAACAGTGTACAATTGGTAGGCACGGATATTTCAGCGCGAAATCTTGCCAATATCCCACTGCCGACTTTAACGCTTAGTAATATCTCAACAATAAAAACCGTTTTGGTTCCACGAACCACGGATAACATTACACCGTTAGATGTCAGCGTGTTAGACGATTTTATTACTTATGCCACCCCAATGGCACGTCACTATCCCCCTGTTTTTTCGAGCCGTACTGAGCGCTACAATACCACTGAGCGACTCAAATCCTTGACCGCATGGATTGAAACCTACGCACAAAATCCAAATGCCTCTTATGAGGTACTACTGCGTGCAGCAAAACTCAATGCCATGGGTCGCAATCTGGATTTAGGTTCTGATTATGCCGTGCGTGCAGGCAATTATATCGCCCGTGCCGTGAGGCTCAATGACACGGCAGAAGCCAACTTCTTATATGGCGCAATGCTCGCTGAGGGTGGCGGCTTTAAAGAAGGTGCCAAATACTTAGAAAAAGCCGAAAAAATGGGTTATCTAGAAGCTACGCAAAGTTTGGCGCAAGCGGATTTATTGGATGACAAAAAAGACCGTGCCATTCAACGGTTAACGGAATTTAAAGCCAAAAACCCAGACAACCCATATATCGATGAGCAATTACGCATCGTCAATAGCGGTAAATACTACATTTGGGATATCCCTGCAAAAGTCGTTCAATAA
- the coq7 gene encoding 2-polyprenyl-3-methyl-6-methoxy-1,4-benzoquinone monooxygenase codes for MSIEPVQNNLSLSKLDRNIVFFDRAIRSFIPNSNLSTRPLPVSSPDVPKLSVEEARHVAGLMRINHTGEVCAQGLYHGQAFTAKQATVKKAMHQSALEEIDHLVWCETRLNELGSHPSIFSPLWYGLSFGMGAVAGLISDEFSLGFVAETETQVSEHLQSHIGKLPAQDKRSAEILSQMDKEELHHRDKAVESGASSLSLPIKTTMRFLANCMKTVAYHI; via the coding sequence ATGTCGATTGAACCAGTACAAAACAACCTATCACTCAGTAAGCTAGACCGCAATATTGTCTTCTTTGATCGGGCGATTCGCTCGTTTATTCCAAACAGCAATCTTAGCACCCGTCCTTTGCCTGTTTCTAGCCCCGATGTGCCAAAACTATCCGTGGAAGAAGCGCGTCATGTCGCGGGTCTCATGCGTATCAATCATACTGGCGAAGTGTGCGCGCAAGGACTGTATCATGGTCAAGCATTTACCGCTAAGCAAGCAACAGTGAAAAAAGCCATGCACCAATCTGCGCTAGAAGAGATTGACCATTTAGTATGGTGTGAGACGCGGTTAAATGAATTGGGTAGCCATCCCAGTATTTTTAGTCCGCTTTGGTATGGGCTATCGTTTGGCATGGGTGCGGTAGCGGGATTGATTTCTGATGAGTTTAGTCTAGGGTTTGTTGCAGAAACAGAAACCCAAGTCAGCGAGCATTTACAGAGTCATATTGGCAAGCTGCCTGCACAAGATAAACGCAGTGCTGAGATTTTAAGCCAAATGGATAAAGAAGAATTACACCACCGTGATAAAGCAGTCGAGTCAGGTGCTAGCTCATTATCACTACCCATCAAAACTACGATGCGTTTTTTGGCTAACTGCATGAAAACGGTGGCGTATCATATTTAA